One stretch of Vulpes lagopus strain Blue_001 chromosome X, ASM1834538v1, whole genome shotgun sequence DNA includes these proteins:
- the RPL10 gene encoding 60S ribosomal protein L10 isoform X1 — MGRRPARCYRYCKNKPYPKSRFCRGVPDAKIRIFDLGRKKAKVDEFPLCGHMVSDEYEQLSSEALEAARICANKYMVKSCGKDGFHIRVRLHPFHVIRINKMLSCAGADRLQTGMRGAFGKPQGTVARVHIGQVIMSIRTKLQNKEHVIEALRRAKFKFPGRQKIHISKKWGFTKFNADEFEDMVAEKRLIPDGCGVKYIPNRGPLDKWRALHS; from the exons ATGGGTCGCCGCCCCGCCCGGTG TTACCGGTACTGTAAGAACAAGCCGTATCCAAAGTCTCGCTTCTGCAGAGGTGTCCCTG ATGCCAAGATTCGCATCTTTGATCTGGGGCGGAAGAAGGCAAAAGTGGATGAGTTCCCATTATGTGGCCACATGGTGTCAGATGAATATGAGCAGCTCTCCTCTGAAG CCCTGGAGGCTGCCCGTATTTGTGCCAACAAGTACATGGTGAAAAGCTGTGGCAAAGATGGTTTTCACATCCGAGTGCGGCTCCATCCCTTCCATGTTATCCGTATCAACAAGATGTTGTCCTGTGCTGGAGCTGACAG GCTGCAGACAGGTATGCGAGGTGCCTTTGGGAAGCCCCAGGGCACAGTAGCCAGGGTCCACATTGGCCAAGTCATCATGTCCATCCGTACCAAGCTGCAGAACAAGGAGCATGTGATTGAGGCCCTACGCAGGGCCAAGTTCAAGTTCCCTGGCCGCCAGAAG ATCCACATCTCCAAGAAGTGGGGCTTTACTAAGTTTAATGCGGACGAATTTGAAGATATGGTGGCCGAAAAGCGGCTCATCCCAGATGGCTGTGGGGTCAAATACATCCCTAATCGTGGCCCCTTGGACAAATGGAGGGCTCTCCACTCATGA
- the RPL10 gene encoding 60S ribosomal protein L10 isoform X2 — MGRRPARCYRYCKNKPYPKSRFCRGVPDAKIRIFDLGRKKAKVDEFPLCGHMVSDEYEQLSSEALEAARICANKYMVKSCGKDGFHIRVRLHPFHVIRINKMLSCAGADRYARCLWEAPGHSSQGPHWPSHHVHPYQAAEQGACD; from the exons ATGGGTCGCCGCCCCGCCCGGTG TTACCGGTACTGTAAGAACAAGCCGTATCCAAAGTCTCGCTTCTGCAGAGGTGTCCCTG ATGCCAAGATTCGCATCTTTGATCTGGGGCGGAAGAAGGCAAAAGTGGATGAGTTCCCATTATGTGGCCACATGGTGTCAGATGAATATGAGCAGCTCTCCTCTGAAG CCCTGGAGGCTGCCCGTATTTGTGCCAACAAGTACATGGTGAAAAGCTGTGGCAAAGATGGTTTTCACATCCGAGTGCGGCTCCATCCCTTCCATGTTATCCGTATCAACAAGATGTTGTCCTGTGCTGGAGCTGACAG GTATGCGAGGTGCCTTTGGGAAGCCCCAGGGCACAGTAGCCAGGGTCCACATTGGCCAAGTCATCATGTCCATCCGTACCAAGCTGCAGAACAAGGAGCATGTGATTGA
- the DNASE1L1 gene encoding deoxyribonuclease-1-like 1 codes for MHYPAVLLLLLPGGAEAFRICAFNAQRLTLSKVAREHVMDIFVRILARCDIMVLQEVVDSSGSAISLLLRELNRFDDSGFYRFLSSPLLGRNTYMEKYVYIYRSHKTQVLDSYVYEDKDDLFAREPFVAQFTFPSKVLPSLVLVPLHTTPKAVEKELNALYDVFLDVSQRWQSKDMILLGDFNADCASLNKKRLAELALRTEAGFRWVIADGEDTTVRASTHCAYDRIVLHGERCQSLLSSAAAFNFPRSFRLNEEEALNISDHYPVEVELSRAAPRVQPLGLAALLLLLLLLLP; via the exons ATGCATTACCCAGCCgtgctcctgcttctcctgcccgGTGGGGCTGAGGCCTTTCGCATCTGTGCCTTCAATGCCCAGCGGCTGACGCTTTCCAAGGTGGCCAGGGAACATGTGATGGACATCTTTGTCCGG ATCCTGGCTCGCTGCGACATCATGGTGCTGCAGGAGGTCGTGGACTCTTCTGGCAGCGCTATCTCCCTCCTGCTTCGAGAACTCAATCG ATTTGATGACTCCGGGTTCTACAGATTCTTGAGCAGCCCTTTGCTAGGGCGCAACACATACATGGAGAAGTACGTGTACATCTACCG GTCCCACAAGACACAGGTACTGGATTCCTACGTGTACGAGGACAAGGACGATCTCTTTGCCCGGGAGCCGTTCGTGGCCCAGTTCACTTTTCCTAGCAAGg TCCTTCCCAGCCTGGTGCTGGTCCCGCTGCACACCACTCCGAAGGCCGTGGAGAAGGAGCTGAATGCCCTGTACGACGTGTTTCTGGACGTCTCCCAGCGCTGGCAGAGCAAG gacatgatcctgctTGGGGACTTCAACGCTGACTGCGCCTCACTGAACAAAAAGCGCCTGGCTGAGCTGGCGCTGCGGACCGAGGCGGGCTTCCGCTGGGTGATCGCCGACGGGGAGGACACGACGGTGCGGGCCAGCACCCACTGCGCCTACGACCGCATAGTGCTGCACGGGGAGCGCTGCCAGAGTCTGCTCAGCTCCGCGGCCGCCTTTAACTTCCCCAGGAGCTTCAGACTCAACGAGGAGGAG GCCCTCAACATCAGCGACCACTACCCTGTGGAAGTGGAGCTGAGCCGGGCGGCACCCAGGGTCCAGCCTCTTGGCCTGGCTGCTCTGTTGCTGTTGCTGCTACTCCTGCTCCCCTAG
- the LOC121482283 gene encoding deoxyribonuclease-1-like 1 — MHYPAVLLLLLPGGAEAFRICAFNAQRLTLSKVAREHVMDIFVRILARCDIMVLQEVVDSSGSAISLLLRELNRFDDSGFYRFLSSPLLGRNTYMEKYVYIYRDRKE; from the exons ATGCATTACCCAGCCgtgctcctgcttctcctgcccgGTGGGGCTGAGGCCTTTCGCATCTGTGCCTTCAATGCCCAGCGGCTGACGCTTTCCAAGGTGGCCAGGGAACATGTGATGGACATCTTTGTCCGG ATCCTGGCTCGCTGCGACATCATGGTGCTGCAGGAGGTCGTGGACTCTTCTGGCAGCGCTATCTCCCTCCTGCTTCGAGAACTCAATCG ATTTGATGACTCCGGGTTCTACAGATTCTTGAGCAGCCCTTTGCTAGGGCGCAACACATACATGGAGAAGTACGTGTACATCTACCG CGACAGGAAGGAGTGA